aatacagaaataaatttaCATTGTCCTTCATACtcaatatttatacatataacttatacaaatgtttaccaaaataaagtatttttatatgataaactctttacagtaaaattaacattattttagtCTTATCACAAATATAAGAACATTTCATTGGTTTCAATATTCCttcagtaaaatatattttaatcatgaAATAATCCTAAAAAAACCATTTAACTGGCCACTTTTTCTAATAATTATTCCTTCCTTTCTTTTTAgtattttgacaatttaaacTTACATTAATCcttcattcttttattttttaatttttgtaaaatatccaATAACCTTATAAATACTGTATATTTCAGAAGTTATCACAGAAAGGGcttcaacaaaatcaatgagGCATTTGGAATTAGTCTTTTGTAAATTGGAATGCCTGTAATAGTGTGTGTTTTATAGAAATCAACCACAGTGTCTATGTCATAACCAGATTAGAAGCTAGTCGGGATGCAGATTTACTTTTCCCAAGACTTCCGTCCATAAGTTTAGCTGCTCTCTCTTGTGTAAGCTCAAGTTCTCTCCATCTGTTTTCTTCAAGTGCTTTCtgcaataaattcaaatcactttagagaataaagaaaaaaaaacagaaaaacaatacaataaatttacatatatatttcagtttagataaatgtaacacataaatattATTCAACACTTTTTgaaagaacaaaaatttgaagaTGAACAGGTGATTTTGGACCAATGATTAATTACAGGCAGATGAGCTGTGTTAGATAAAAATCATCCTTATGCAACTGGATATCAATAAATTTTGTAACTCATTTGTCttggtgaatttttttttacagaaagtCTATAaccatttgaaaatttattttaaaaaccatacAAAACAGACCgaaattcatgttttatttcgtatttgaaaatccaaaatcgACAATAGTGTTATACATGCATTAGATCAATAACTATCTGTCGCAGCTCAAATGTTTGTATACCAAGgaagatacatttttttacacaCTTTTACATTGTTCTGCTTTTTTAcaaatcatctttaaaaaataaattctatcGTAAATTTTTCATGGCAAATAATTGCAAAACTGTTTGAGTGCACTTGTTTAGCAGACATAAGAATGTAACTGATTCAAAATCACATGGATTTCATAATATATTACACATTAATTCACATTCAAATGTATTCTAATGCATGAAAGTAGTTACATTTTACACCCCAACTAACATTTAGAAATTAAAGACACATGTTTGCTTTTGCAGAACACCAAATATCATATATACTTATACTTAAATAAAGTGAAAAGACCAAAAGGTGCTAaccacaagaaaaaaaaaattaactctgCTTGTGGCAAGGTGTGCTTCTCtttgattttaattataaaagatCTCCAGAAGGGATTTGACCTCCTCTAACAACCCAAACTGATCACCATAGTACAGCCATGGTCATTGTAAGAAGGGTTAAACACTTAATTAACAAACAAATCATAAATCATTGCTCTTTACAATACCTTCTGATTAATAAGACTTCTGGTTCTATTATCAGCTGAACTCCGTTTTGTTCCTAATTTTGCAGATTGTCTTTCTTTCATTCTCTGAGCTTTTCTTTCTTCAAGTCTCTTCTGTAATTCAGTGAGTTTTTCATCTTTTAATTCTATTTTCTTTGGTTCTGATTTCTTCTTTGTTTCCAATCTAAAAAGGAAGCAGCTGAACATcttaataaatacatattaagCATTATCAGTTTCTATAGACGTTTGTCAATTTCAGATTTGATCCTGTCTATCCTCACTTTTAACACAAGTTGATCCCCTCAACAAATTGTAGCCCCATGCAAATCATGGTCtgctaaaaatgataaatatgttttcaacccaattttacgaaaaatattattgatatcaAAAGTTTCTAGTTTAACATGACATTTGAAAAAGTTACATATACACACATTATGCACAGATAAACTTTCTCTTTTACGAATTCGAATATCTAAAAATATTCATCTACTGACTAGACAAAGAAACAGATTAAAACTAATTATACTATGCACAGTCTGATTTCTTATACAGTTATACCTGGTGGCAGCCGCTCTAGTTTGTTCTAGTCTGTGTTTAGAAATTGTTTCTAATGTATTCAGTAACAGCTGGTCTTTAGCCTGCAAAGTATAacataattaattaattaatactATAAACGtggaaaaaaatactttttgtgCATTCTTGTAAAAAACATGTGAAgataatgaaaatttgaaaaataaacttcaagttttgatttgattttattcttCACTGAAATAGATTCTTCAGTACAGGTTATTTTGTACAACCTTTCTTGTTTACCAATTTAAGCTGAGACACTGACAATTTAtgatgaattatctcccttagaaCACATCTATAATTCTAAATTTAGCCTGATGTAAAAACAATGACAAGAAAAATCTGACATTGTCataatttgtgtatatatacaattttacatGGTTGGAAATACCAATGACCAAATcagaccattttttttattgaaaaagaaaacatttttttttcaatttcacccAAAAAAGACcttactttattttgtgtaaACCTTGGATAGACAgtgaaatacaaataatatgCTTACATGCAAACAAGTAAGAACTATAAATGATAATTCCTATATTTGGCCTATAAAAACTGTTTGGCATAAGtatgaatcatttttttttttgtagagaATAAAACTTGCCTCTTTATTCTGAAGTATGTCATCCCTTCTGGTTTCTTCTGATTCTATCTCTGCAGCTTTACATAAAGACACTCTTTCTCTTAACTGTAAAAGGTTTGCAAATAAAAGCATGGAAACATCTAGTAACTTAATCTACATCACAAATCTGCTTACAAAATATAACTAaacaagaaaattctttaaagtTAAAATGCTGCATTTAGGTTTCACCTATAAATATTTATTCCTTCAAAGATTtctcaatgagaaaaaaaaatatataacagttCTCTCTTTaaggaaaaaatatgtttacagaCTTCTCTATAAGAAAAATACAAGAATCAAGTGAtgttacaacaacaaaatatttttgtaatattccacttctcaaaaataaaatcataaaacctATCTTTTCCAAGTAAGAGAGATGTATTAAAAATGTGGAAACAACCAAATCTCTTTTGATCTAAGAAGCATCCTTACAAGATATATGAATTATTAACACTAACAAAAACTGGCTTACCTCTGCTATAGACATTTCACTCAGTAAACCATGACCAGCAGATTCAGAAAGGTCCACCAATTTCTGTCGTATAATAGGAACAGCCTCCATGGCTTTTATTTGGTGTATTAGTTCCATTTTCCTTCTCATTTCTAATTCAGCCTGTAAAGAGAAATATCtgagatttataaaaaatataattcaaactaAACACAAcaattgtatcttttttttatgcTACTAATATCTAGGAATGATGTTGGTTTATTTGGATATTAAACTAgttttttgtaacaaaaagtGCTTCAAAGTTAGTTACTACTTTTCGTATCATTTAATTCTATTGTTTTTGTCGTAAGTATGCTAATGAGGGAATTCAGTTTTCCTTGAATTTAAGTTAGTTGTACTGTTTTGCTGTAGCATCTATTTCCAGTGTTAGCTCAGAATTATGTTTAACTCTACTATATACTAAAACCTCCCTGTCACAATGTGTAGGTATTCCAGGGGTGATGTTCAGTTTACTGTTGgctcttgaattttaaaatttaatagacagtttttttttcttcattaaagTCTTCCTTCTTGGATCTTTATTCAGTTAGAGGCCATATGTTGACCTCTTAATTTGAAAGTTTTCCTTTTATCATTCTTTTTACTTAGGTTGATAGTTGTACCACTGGAAATAATATCAACTTTCTCTATTTTCATTATAggtttttttgtatcaaaagaTGTGAGATGAACTTTATTTGCTATTGTTGCCTACCTCTTCCAAAGCCTGTTTCATTAGCTCTTTGCTCTCTTCATTGACTTCCTGGACTGAAAATAATCAGTATAATATTATAacttttacattatatatattgtgCCAAAATTGTAGCTTGATTTCAAAATGTGCATTTTTCCCTACATACAGCACTTATAtgaggcaatttttttttttacatctatggggttgaaaattaaaaacaagctCAGTTACCCCATATtagattttatatattaatgcaAGCTaagatgataaaaaatatgaaaagttataAAAGAGTATTTCCCATTTTCTCTAACTGGATCCTTATAGTGATCAATGTTGAACTTTTTTATAGCTACTGTGTTGACTCATGTGACTTGCTTTATACATCGCTTGACTTGTGTTCATTATGTTTTTCAGGACCATTTGCCTgctcatttgataaaattttgttatCACAATGAggatattcatttattttaattattgtctATGAATGTTATTCGATCAAGTTGgtgactgtattttttttttatatctcatgtttttttgtttttttttaataaattattccAGTCGTAACTTCCTaccaatttttcttttataatcttttaatttctttgtaGCTTCTTTTGTATTCTTGTGGCCCTGCATGGTTTCTTCAACAAGGTTTCtatacagaaaaaagaaaatatcaattttgGTAAGACTTAAGTTTTCACattcaatacaaaatattattggCAAAAGGAAAAGTCACTGTGAGGTGTGTgcataaaatgaatattaagttattttacaaactttttatttaagGTACAAAAAGCATaatagtaatatatatataattactgcCTAGTTCATTATTTGTAAGATATTATCTATGTAAAATCCCAATAGATGGAGCACTGCTTGTTTGTGAAACACATTCAAAATCACTGTTTATACTGTCGTTGTTATTTGGTTAATATTGTACCTGTTAGATTATAAATTCTAATTTCTTTACctcatttctttttcttctttaaacTTCTTTTCTAAGAATTCTTGCATCATTTGCTGAGtctgaaaattaaatacaacatataaaaataggtatatatacaaaaataaataatagattttttacatttttcaaagtgatctatataaaaaactaaATCAGCAACATAATTACATTTGTGTAAttgaaattatctccctttgaaatatttactgaacaatttatcattttaaaagctaaaatttattacaacaaatatacatttgacAGTAAAATCAGATGTAGGTAGGTATGTAAATTCAAGCATAcctcttctttcatttcttgAACTTTCTGTTTGTTATCCTTGATGAGATTCTGCCTGGCAAAGATGGCCTCCTCATGACTTAGTTTTCCTTCTAATCTCCTTCTTTCTATGTCTGCTAGCTTACCCTCAAGATCCTTCTGTCTCATCTCAGACTGCCATTTCAAAAAGTCACTAGCATCTTTTGCACCTGCTTCTAAATTCTCTAATCTACAaagaacaaaattttatataaaattatgaagaAAAACTTTGATAGGTATTTCAAATAAgagaaaatctaaaattaactTTCTCAATCTGGTTTGTCTCCAAAATTGTATATTGTGTGAcattttcaggatttatatGTGCGATGTGTTTGTATGGAGTATTTTGCTTACTCACGGCagatttttcagtttattttccagACGAATTACTTTTGTGTCCATTAAAAACTTCAGTCTTCtaccaaatttcaaattattataaatacatcCCCTAAAGAATACCCAAAAAAAACAGAAGCATTAtcaattaaataacaaaagtgATGTGATTTTGTATCACTTTAGTTGTATCTCCTATGATTACCTCTTACTTAAGCATTTATCAGGATTTGAAATAATCATCATCAATAataagtaaaattataaaaaagttcaCCTAGTTTTAAAATAGGTGCTTTCAGATATgacaaatttataaatgcataaaacaatgaaaatgctTCTAccacttttacttttaaatttgacAGTATAGAAGATAATAAATACTGTtgaatcatttattttcgtgggtagcaattttcatgaattgctgaaaacttacatattcgtggatatttaatttcatggttttgccaatctctgtatacaaagcctattgaaaatatgttattcgttgaacattcaaatttgtggttcacctgcgcccatgaaaattggtatccattGAATgataatgaatctacagtagtACTGGAAAAATCCTACTTAAAGTCATTTTGAccaatgataaaacaaaatttaaatacctTTATAACAAGACTTTTGAGTGACTATGAAATATGAAGTAGATTCCAATTTGCTGAATATAATCCCCATATAAAACAACTCAATTACTTACCAATAATGAAAATGAACAGACAATTGATTTAAGCTTCCTTAAGTTAATAGATTTATAGTGTTTACCCTCATTAAATATTCAGATCTAAACAATTAATTTACATCTCATGAGAAAACAACAAGTGATTAACTTTCAGTGGAATCAATTGGGTAGAAGATACATTTCCTCTTATATcttcatttaaagaaaacaagaacATTTTCTTATGCAACTTCCAATTGCAttcttctttatttatttgcaaGAAATTAAATTCAAGCATGTGAAATTGTCATATACAAGATTTCATTTGTAGGGAACATAAACTAATTAATGCTTTATAAAAATTCAATCATGTCTAATGGAAATTAACTGAGTAAATAAGTTTAAGTATAGTGGAAGTTCATTACTGCTTGGCCAACTGAtcaggaatatttttttgttttcagattGCTTGAAAGAAGTTACGAGTTGGTCAGTTGATGAGATTATaattttctgttaaaatgtgcctGGTTACTTTTTAATAATCTCTTCTTCCCTCTGTTGATACAACTTTCCTTCTCTTAAAATCTGGGCAGTATTCATTTTCACAGGAACTTCACGAGTCTGAAAAATAATGtgcaaaaattgtaaaagatatGGATGTCAGAGTGCATGCAGCTAATGCACAGCTAGAAATGAAATGTTTTAGAGCATtacatgaaatatgaataagTTAAGCTGAATTGGTCTTTGATTTGTTATTTAAGAGTAAAAGTTAGCAAAGGAATGAACATTTTACCTGACTTTGGAAACTACCATCATTATCTTTATTAACCAAAACCAATTATTATTCCTCTAAAGCATTACAATTATACAGAAGAAGTTGAAAATGCATGAGCAATCAATGTGGTAAAAATTAATGCTAAtctgttatatattttcttaatttcaaatttatgtaaaagatgTGCCAAGATGTAGGTCAAAATGACCTATTTATGTAAGAGGCTTCAATCTATACTCCCTTTTACCAAGTGATATATGATTGTGGGCTGTTAAAATTTGACAtactacaaaaaaatgtattcaaatccttgtcaaattattaaaaatatgttttactttcAAGTCTATCTTATTGAATAATCacagaaattattaaaataaatcattttttttcaacttcatTTCATTACAATCATCTATACATGTAAGATTTTCATACAATGAACACTATCTTAGA
Above is a window of Mytilus trossulus isolate FHL-02 chromosome 4, PNRI_Mtr1.1.1.hap1, whole genome shotgun sequence DNA encoding:
- the LOC134715630 gene encoding cilia- and flagella-associated protein 99-like isoform X2 is translated as MTQNHKQLFVHCVQVLNTYNVDTQSVEEHVNRYLKENGIFDESDQTFIVEVFSECVRYSNLMEVVLNGFYNKDGKTTLRSEQNLYHVICYLATFRLDELGMAHFRKFVSSQDINKMYRFLSFFLNERNLLTWIKDGWEKYYEHVFVQTSLLSPLQRWMPEIDDMLSMMKSTIDNRLKPKSRAGSVTETRPFNITQPRPRSIPVPEPIPKLKKHKPAPVTLYDKPVELEMIQRTKEANRRRAEERLMEASRLQYACANPNKSQKTKEIISNIIYEEESKIDFEKHKANPTPAFLTREVPVKMNTAQILREGKLYQQREEEIIKKLENLEAGAKDASDFLKWQSEMRQKDLEGKLADIERRRLEGKLSHEEAIFARQNLIKDNKQKVQEMKEETQQMMQEFLEKKFKEEKEMRNLVEETMQGHKNTKEATKKLKDYKRKIVQEVNEESKELMKQALEEAELEMRRKMELIHQIKAMEAVPIIRQKLVDLSESAGHGLLSEMSIAELRERVSLCKAAEIESEETRRDDILQNKEAKDQLLLNTLETISKHRLEQTRAAATRLETKKKSEPKKIELKDEKLTELQKRLEERKAQRMKERQSAKLGTKRSSADNRTRSLINQKKALEENRWRELELTQERAAKLMDGSLGKSKSASRLASNLVMT
- the LOC134715630 gene encoding cilia- and flagella-associated protein 99-like isoform X1 codes for the protein MTQNHKQLFVHCVQVLNTYNVDTQSVEEHVNRYLKENGIFDESDQTFIVEVFSECVRYSNLMEVVLNGFYNKDGKTTLRSEQNLYHVICYLATFRLDELGMAHFRKFVSSQDINKMYRFLSFFLNERNLLTWIKDGWEKYYEHVFVQTSLLSPLQRWMPEIDDMLSMMKSTIDNRLKPKSRAGSVTETRPFNITQPRPRSIPVPEPIPKLKKHKPAPVTLYDKPVELEMIQRTKEANRRRAEERLMEASRLQYACANPNKSQKTKEIISNIIYEEESKIDFEKHKANPTPAFLRLMKFRQTREVPVKMNTAQILREGKLYQQREEEIIKKLENLEAGAKDASDFLKWQSEMRQKDLEGKLADIERRRLEGKLSHEEAIFARQNLIKDNKQKVQEMKEETQQMMQEFLEKKFKEEKEMRNLVEETMQGHKNTKEATKKLKDYKRKIVQEVNEESKELMKQALEEAELEMRRKMELIHQIKAMEAVPIIRQKLVDLSESAGHGLLSEMSIAELRERVSLCKAAEIESEETRRDDILQNKEAKDQLLLNTLETISKHRLEQTRAAATRLETKKKSEPKKIELKDEKLTELQKRLEERKAQRMKERQSAKLGTKRSSADNRTRSLINQKKALEENRWRELELTQERAAKLMDGSLGKSKSASRLASNLVMT
- the LOC134715630 gene encoding cilia- and flagella-associated protein 99-like isoform X3; this translates as MPEIDDMLSMMKSTIDNRLKPKSRAGSVTETRPFNITQPRPRSIPVPEPIPKLKKHKPAPVTLYDKPVELEMIQRTKEANRRRAEERLMEASRLQYACANPNKSQKTKEIISNIIYEEESKIDFEKHKANPTPAFLRLMKFRQTREVPVKMNTAQILREGKLYQQREEEIIKKLENLEAGAKDASDFLKWQSEMRQKDLEGKLADIERRRLEGKLSHEEAIFARQNLIKDNKQKVQEMKEETQQMMQEFLEKKFKEEKEMRNLVEETMQGHKNTKEATKKLKDYKRKIVQEVNEESKELMKQALEEAELEMRRKMELIHQIKAMEAVPIIRQKLVDLSESAGHGLLSEMSIAELRERVSLCKAAEIESEETRRDDILQNKEAKDQLLLNTLETISKHRLEQTRAAATRLETKKKSEPKKIELKDEKLTELQKRLEERKAQRMKERQSAKLGTKRSSADNRTRSLINQKKALEENRWRELELTQERAAKLMDGSLGKSKSASRLASNLVMT